The Desmonostoc muscorum LEGE 12446 genome includes a region encoding these proteins:
- a CDS encoding Uma2 family endonuclease — MTQALRKLVTFDEFIAQYPDNSQKRYELHDGVIVEMAQPTGDHEEVTGFLVRKLSVAFDHLNLPYIIPKTVFVKPPENESAYSPDILILNQPNLINEPLWKKASTVSQVASIPLVVEVVSTNWRDDYHKKYADYEEMGIPEYWIVDYAALGGREFIGKPKQPTILVCSLDEGEYQINKFRGDNRIQSPTFPDLNLTAEQIFTAGFVS; from the coding sequence ATGACTCAAGCCTTACGCAAACTAGTTACATTTGATGAATTTATTGCTCAGTACCCAGACAACTCACAAAAACGTTATGAACTCCATGATGGAGTAATTGTTGAAATGGCACAACCAACAGGCGATCATGAAGAGGTAACAGGATTTTTGGTGAGAAAATTGAGTGTCGCATTTGACCACTTAAATCTTCCCTACATCATCCCCAAAACAGTATTTGTCAAACCACCGGAAAACGAATCAGCTTATTCACCAGATATCCTGATACTCAATCAGCCCAACTTAATAAATGAACCTCTGTGGAAAAAAGCATCGACTGTAAGCCAAGTCGCATCTATTCCTTTAGTGGTGGAGGTAGTCAGTACTAATTGGCGTGATGATTATCACAAAAAATACGCTGACTATGAGGAAATGGGAATTCCTGAATACTGGATTGTAGACTATGCTGCATTAGGCGGTAGAGAATTCATTGGCAAACCCAAACAACCGACTATCTTAGTTTGCTCTCTAGACGAAGGTGAATATCAGATTAATAAATTTCGAGGTGATAACCGTATTCAATCACCAACTTTCCCAGACTTAAATTTAACCGCAGAACAAATTTTTACCGCAGGTTTTGTCAGCTGA
- a CDS encoding bifunctional sterol desaturase/short chain dehydrogenase encodes MIKMFAQSWIEIGARLQINWALVNACLQFATWGLFSLLLAEVLRDTYHALCHQVNWLAKWHNKHHMAYRRDLSIVSLKIYQESQLYHDILESSLLLVVLTLIALIVPQMGLWLGVAYACTFLYGASVRYFQGKIDTDYNHLPGPLETIPSIWWVNRSYHWRHHFDDVNAYYSGVFPLVDKILGTGLSLKGKTVALTGASGALGQALTAELVQCNAKVVALTTNPEKLGEQTGVKVVPWQLGNEAELRESLEKIDILIINHGVNVYTSRTPEAINSSYEVNTFSALRLMDIFLTTVTGPQAKATKEIWVNTSEAEVSPALSPLYELSKRSLGDIVTLKRLDENCIIRKLILGPFKSQLNPYGVMSAQQVARVVLFLAKRDLRNIIVTINPLTYLLFPLKETTTWLYYRVFSRTAKSE; translated from the coding sequence ATGATAAAAATGTTCGCACAAAGCTGGATTGAAATTGGGGCAAGATTACAGATAAATTGGGCTTTAGTAAACGCCTGTTTGCAGTTCGCTACTTGGGGGCTTTTCTCGCTTTTACTCGCCGAGGTCTTAAGAGACACTTATCATGCATTGTGTCACCAAGTGAATTGGCTTGCTAAATGGCACAATAAGCATCACATGGCATATCGCCGTGATTTATCCATTGTTTCTTTAAAAATTTACCAAGAATCCCAGCTTTATCACGACATTTTAGAATCGAGTCTACTACTAGTCGTCTTAACGTTAATTGCCTTAATTGTGCCGCAAATGGGGTTATGGCTGGGAGTAGCTTATGCCTGTACCTTCTTGTATGGCGCGTCTGTGCGATATTTTCAGGGGAAAATTGATACAGACTACAATCACTTACCCGGTCCTTTAGAAACCATTCCGTCTATTTGGTGGGTGAATCGGTCTTATCATTGGCGTCATCATTTTGATGATGTCAACGCCTACTACAGTGGTGTCTTTCCCTTAGTAGATAAAATACTGGGAACAGGACTATCTCTCAAGGGTAAAACCGTGGCTTTAACTGGAGCATCAGGAGCTTTGGGGCAAGCATTAACGGCTGAACTTGTCCAGTGTAATGCTAAAGTTGTGGCATTAACCACTAATCCAGAAAAATTAGGAGAGCAAACTGGGGTAAAGGTGGTTCCCTGGCAATTAGGCAATGAAGCAGAGCTACGGGAGAGTTTAGAGAAAATCGATATTCTAATTATCAACCACGGAGTCAATGTCTACACTAGTCGTACACCAGAGGCCATCAACTCTTCCTATGAAGTGAATACCTTTTCTGCATTGCGGTTGATGGATATATTTTTGACGACTGTCACAGGACCACAAGCCAAAGCAACTAAGGAAATTTGGGTTAATACTTCTGAGGCTGAGGTGTCGCCAGCACTGAGTCCGCTTTATGAACTCAGCAAGCGATCGCTAGGAGATATTGTCACTCTCAAGCGTTTGGATGAAAATTGTATCATTCGCAAGTTAATTCTCGGCCCCTTTAAAAGTCAACTTAACCCTTATGGAGTAATGTCTGCACAGCAAGTTGCTCGTGTGGTCTTGTTTTTGGCAAAACGAGACTTGCGAAATATTATTGTGACAATCAATCCTCTCACCTATCTGCTGTTTCCCTTGAAGGAAACTACTACGTGGCTGTATTACCGAGTTTTTAGTCGGACAGCTAAGAGTGAGTAA
- a CDS encoding DNA-3-methyladenine glycosylase family protein: MESLTEESLTRGLIVLANLDSDLAQILETLGPPPIWSREPGFATLVCIILEQQVSLAAAKAVFTRLSGLVVTLTPENFQTLDDAQLKRIGFSRQKILYCRGLADAIATGQLDLNQLSRMDETAIRTQLKRLKGIGDWTVDIYLLMALQRPDVFPKGDLALAIALQKLKNLATRPTPAQLEAMTQHWQPWRAIAARLLWHYYLNNANSYKLNHV; the protein is encoded by the coding sequence GTGGAATCGCTAACTGAAGAAAGTCTTACACGTGGTTTAATCGTACTTGCCAATCTTGACAGTGATTTGGCTCAGATTTTAGAGACACTGGGACCTCCACCGATATGGTCAAGAGAACCGGGTTTTGCAACCCTTGTGTGTATCATTCTGGAACAACAAGTTTCCTTAGCAGCTGCCAAAGCTGTATTTACTCGATTATCTGGGCTTGTTGTGACGTTGACGCCAGAAAATTTTCAGACACTAGATGATGCTCAATTAAAAAGGATTGGATTCAGTCGGCAAAAAATTCTATACTGTCGTGGGTTGGCGGATGCAATCGCCACTGGTCAGCTTGACCTCAATCAGCTCTCAAGAATGGATGAAACTGCTATCAGAACTCAATTAAAGCGTCTCAAAGGGATTGGAGATTGGACAGTTGATATTTATTTGCTCATGGCACTGCAACGTCCTGATGTCTTTCCCAAGGGCGATTTAGCATTGGCGATCGCTTTACAAAAGCTCAAAAACTTGGCGACACGTCCAACACCAGCACAACTGGAAGCAATGACCCAGCACTGGCAACCGTGGCGAGCGATTGCTGCAAGACTTCTGTGGCACTACTACCTGAATAATGCCAATAGTTATAAGCTGAACCACGTCTAA